The genomic region GCTAAGCGAATTCAGGAGTACATTGtgcaggagaaggagaaggcgaAAGTGCTTGTGGGCTACAAGGGGGGAGCTGGGACTTGTGTTTTCTGGTAATTTGCAGctcaattcttcttctttttttttgtaaattacgTGGCGTATCAaatttgtgttgttttgttttgttttattgtgTTTACGTGATCTCTTACTGTGATAAAGTTACCTGGTCTTCAATTTGAAGTGTTGGCTGTGAAATTGAAGTTGAATCCATTGAATCTTTAATATGGGACGAGATGAAACTATGTTTATTTCTGTTGTGAGCATCGTTCATATTGAGAGGGCTGGAATAGCATTAGCACTTTCATCGAGTGTTTTGCATACCACATTATATATTGATAGCAAAATCAACAATTTTCATGTTTTGGGTACGTTGGTTGTGTGTTGAACTCGTCTGCTTGATGTCAGCTTTTGCAAATCGTGTGTTACTGACAGGGAGTTCATAGATGTTACTATATCAAAGCAGTTGCTTCTGTTAACTTATCCGAAGAAAAAGGCGAGACTGTATATGATGCGCTTCATTCTCTGTCAATTGCTTGTGTGTCTATGTTCATCGTGTGAGGAAAGAAATAACTGGGTTCCATATCCCCAGAGAACTCTCTCTAAGTAGGGCCTTTAGCCATGTAAGGGAGGTGATGAGGTCTCAAACATCTCTCCCCGGTCCCTCCCATTGAGTTTAGCTGTTTAGCTTGGCAAGGCAACCAATTTATGCACTTCTCCTTTAGCGGCCTGCTTCTACATGTTTTGTTATAAATTCGTAGCTTTCAAAACAATGAGTCTTGGCTGACTGGTAGCTATGGAGAAATACGTACAAGAGGCTGTGGATACACTTCTTGATAATGGAATCTGTGGACGACTATGAGGGACGCTCATAAATCATAGTAAGGATTTGTGAGACTGCTTGATAATGGGATTCGCGGACAAGTCGTTttcagatgtaattgaaggtTTTGTGAGATTGCTTGATTATACTGGGCGTACTGTCATTGGTGTAGGTCCCTCATTGTCGTATATATCTATGGAGGTGAGTTGTCTGCCCTTCCATTCCCATACTCTTCCCATGCCCTTCTgtgatgtgtggtcacggttaagccattATGTTCTAGTGAAATGTATTCTTCGATATGTCCAAGGTACTATCAATTGTGGTCTTACATATTCTACATCCTTAGATCAGTCTATTACTGCATTCTCTGATTTAGACTGGGCAGCCGATCCTAACACTAGAAAAGTTAAGTTTTAAAGAGTTGTCTTGTGAAAGGTTCAATGGTGAGGCAGTGAGAGCGACTTTAGGACGAGGCATGTGATTGTCTTCTGCTCTCtgtttttttagggttttcctATTGCAGTTAGGGGTAATTTTTTTACTTAAGCATAATTAGGATTAGgttgtaaacacaaaaattctATAACGcatgaaacgagaacacgtgtacaaaatagatttgtattgatgaatttgtagggttacaatctttgtttacaattttcctctgatttagtctttaaatttgatgtagatgcataggttgttgatccaagggtcgtgatgacttgatcttggatgaacgatTGAacaattgcttcaagttttgagcttgaaacaatgcgtAGATAGTCTTCACCTCAAAGTTGGGGCAAAGGTAATGTTGATGTAGGATTTCGTTGGCTCAAGGGTCTTgacgacttgatcttgaatcgaacgtcattacaagttttaagcatgcaacaaagtcttgaaggaattggtgcttgttgattcttcaagggaatgctttggttttggtcgaaagaaagctTCGACTTTGGTTGTGCGTTCtttgaagagagctttggcagtATATTAGTCTTCAAAGTTTTGGCAGAGGTTCTTCTCAATGTGAGAATTTCGGCCTTGGAATATAAAAATTGTTGACCTTATGCTTGTCttgggaccttgtatttatagacttccaaagccatgcctttgggtggatttgcctttgatttgtgtcttgatttgtccatgggagaatttagtcatgttttgtgtcttgttttcagccactttcccttgcttggccgAAATCTATAGGGCTTTCTTGCCTATTTTGctagcaatcttcaattcttgcttgttttgtgaagatattttagctttctttccggttttgggagcaatttggACCTCTTGCCAATTTTAAGGGGTATTTCCCCCTTTTGGCCGAATTTTGGGAATGTttttgagcttcctttgctCGACTTGTGTCACATGTCATTGTTGACTTgttcatttgtgatgagtcatatgccacatgAAGCTTTATGATGCATCATTTGCatgcaacaaaatttacatgtctacatgGGTATTGTTTGTTAAGATAATACGGTTGGTCTGTTTAGTAGTTTGCCATCTCAGCAGTTTCTTGGGAACAAAGGCATTTGATAAtcttaacaattttctttttctatttgaaccaaaaaaaaaaaaaaaaaaaaaaaattctatttctCAAAAACAATCTTGACcataatttattttgtgatgCAAATCCTTGGAGTGTTGGATACTAAGGCATCAAGAGTAGAGTCTTAGCATCATTGGGTGAGCTAATCAAAGTTGtgattaaattttgtttcacccatattttaagtttgatctcacatttttcaataataaaaaaattatattggaGCTGGTATAAAGTACCTTGAAAAGTGAGTAGTGGTAAAAAGTATTACTATGAATTAGTGGTGGATGCACGTTGGGACCAAGGTGGTCCCAAGACCACCTAGAGTCCGAAAAATATACATGGGAAGGTTTTCCGAGAACTCTTCGAATGTTTGGTATGGGTCCCTTTTGTGCCCAACAAGTATTTGATGTAATGCATGCTAAGCATATCTCGGCAACACTTAGTAGGTTGCATCAAATGCACTCGACAAATTCTCTCGATAGCACTCATTAGATTGCTTTGGCGTATGTCGATATATGTTGATATGTGTGCAACATGGTTCAGCTGACAACAATTGTTCGAAGAAATGCCTTAGTGAATAGATTGAAATTTTTTGCGTGGTTCAAATCCTAAATCCGCCATTGTTATGAATTTGAACACCAAGAGAGGTAATGCATCACTAGATTATGAAGACAATGactaaaacttaaaacatgTTATCTTCTCTTGCTATATTGAGCATTCAACTTGTTTAAGAAACAAGCAAAGCTTGACTTAGACATGCCCAAATCATAAAGCACGTGAGTAGCTCGTTAATAAGAAGCTTGAAAATGTTATACAAGCAGACCCTCTCATTGTTGTAAATTAGCTCGTGtttgacttttattttttactccGCTTGAGATCGGCTCAAAAATAAACAAGCCAACCAAGTTGAGCtcttataaaattttaacaaacCCAACTTAAACATGATGAAATTCACAACATTTATATCCCTAGTTAAATTTGGAGAGGTGATTTTCAcacattctttttatttttttcacacaCCCACTTTATTTATGATCGTCAGATTGCATAAATTAAatggaaacaaaaaataagacTAAACATAGGTGCAAAAGAAGttaaaaagaatttaattaCTAGTTCTTTAAACTTACTAGGGCATCAGGGTGGTTTAGAAAAAGTAGCTCAACATGAGAGGTCCAGAACTATTGTGGACTTGGACTATGGAGATACATGTTCTTACTTATCAATGTTGCAGCCGAcagttattgggcttaatttaTGGTGAATTTAATGGTGGCATTTCTTTCTTCCAAATTATGCCTCCACTCATGcattaacaaataatattacacTAATGAAAAATGGATGAACTTAATCTCgtaatgagctaacaataatttaattcaaattctcctttgagaatcgaacctaagacctcttacttacaagtaaagagaaataccactaaaccgtagcaTTAAATGGCAAGTAGTAGAATTCTTAGACAAGAAAAAACGGAGTACATCTTTTAGACACCCCTACATTTAATAGTAAAAATGTATGTATATAACGGACACATATATAGGCCATGGCCTTGCTACATGAAATAATAGaaccaaaaaaatagaaaattagggAAACTAAGGCGGATAGTAGGGTAACAGATAGTGGAATGCTTCCTTTGTCTTTCCTTATAAGCATTCCTTCAATGATAGGGTAGTTCATTACTATGACATAGAAGGGTATGAAAACTTGTATGACCATCTTGTCCAACTCCCCCACAAAGATCCCTCTAGCAATCCCCACAGCAAACGATGCCATGTTCAAGATGACTAGGGCAACCATTGGAGCAAGAAATAGTAGTGATGTTTGGAAATCAAATACTCCCATATTGTAACGCTTGAGTTGTTCGACGTCGTCGACTTTATTCTTTGGAAAAAAACTGGCTTCTCTCATACCAAGTTTCTCCATGAAAGCATCCACACTACCAAGTACGTGGGATGTGACTGACTTCATCATCCATATCCTCTGCTCATTTACCCAATGTCGAAATGTTGACCCCGTTGCGAGCACCTCGTATAAATGTTTCGAATGGGATGATAGGAATATGAACGAAAATACAATGAAATAAGTATTTGAGACCTGCAAAGAACAAGACCAACATACTGTCATGTCAAAATCATACTACTAAAGTTGTATAACAACTAATTAAGAGggtaatgctttcttacatacCATACAAATACTTATATCGACAGACTGTGAGTTTGAAATTTTAACCACACATGTGTTCATAATCAGTAAATGGTTCAATTTCAGTCTTAAGAACATAAGGCAAGTGAACATTTCCCTTGATAGTGAAAGTAATCATATATTTTGAATAATTTATACAAAAGAATTTTTAAAGAAACTTGTGAAAAAATATAGGTATAATGAGAGAAAATTACCTGAGGGTATAAAGGAATGCCATTGAGTAGGCAAAGTTGAGGAATGGTAACAAAGCCCCAGAGCGACAAGAAATAGAAAATGGGGAAAAGGGCAAGTTCTGCATAACACATGCTGTGAAGAAAAGTGGGCGTTTTGAAAGGGCCATATATAAGAGGACTAAACTTGGAGATAGCAACATCAACCAAGCCAGAGGACCACCTTGTCCCTTGGACCAAAAACTCATCCAAATTGGTGGTGCCACTGCCCAAGAATTGTGGCCTTTTTGGATCACAATACACTGAAATCCAACCTTTGCAATGCAATTGAAACCCTGTGAAGTAATCTTCCACCACTGAACCGTATAAGGAACCAACCTGCATGCCACAAATAAAAGAAGATCACCATTAGCATAAAGTTGGAGGAATGCTAGGCTCGGTCACCTCCCGAGCGGGTTACTATGAGTGCTTGATACATTGTACCACTAACACGTATTAACTCCTCACAATTGACTAAGCTTGCCATAGTTCCTTATTTCGGAATAAGTAAGGTTTCAATAGATTAATTTTACTCGCCTCTTTACCCCATTTGGTGCCATCTTCATAAGCACAAGAGGCTAGTAGTTGGGTTTCATTTGGCTGTGCAGTATTTCTGTGGATGAGCATATGATCAGGGTTGTTGATTTGGCGGAGGGATTTGATGAACTCATTGGatggaccaaaacattgtctaAGTTTCATTGCATCCTGATCATTCAATAGTGAAACTAACTTACTGACCTAAAAAACGTATGAACGCATATATTACAGACAAGTTCATAATTTTAACATATATGCTTCTTAAACCAAATTAAGGTATTTCATTAAGTGAATTTGTATTTGCCTTCACTAATGGAACTTTCACATAAGGGCACCCTCTTTATGTAGTAGCCAGTACCACACACGCATGGCCCTCCAAGCCCATCATAACCTTTACATAGCACCTATTTATATACAAGTTGTCAAGACCAATTCTAGTAAAAGATTATTATATGCATTTGTACATGTGACATATAATTGATTAAAGTAAAGTTTGGTCCTTGAGTTCTTATGTACCTTAAGTGTTGATCTTATCTGACTGTCATAGATATCGTTGTTATTGATGTTGTGAAATTTTTGAGGAAATTGAACAAATGCTAGAGAGGGTGATATCTTGGGGTCAAGGTGGAAACACATTGCTTGCCGAGCCGAACTTGCATCATTGCAATGCATGTCACAATCTAAACCTAATATGTAAGGTGAATTGCTTATGACTCCCAACACACGTAGCTGATCAAAACAACGTCAACGTTACTTATCAAATAGTATACTATGTAGGTAATTATGTCAAACTATCAACCTGAGTTATCAATTAATTGAGCGAACTATTTTTTAAGACATAGTAGTTAATTGACAACTAGCTTGACAATATATAAGTAAGTAATACACATATATGGTAAGAGAATATTACTTAACATTGATCGACAcataaataaaggaaaatttacaaaaagagAGAGATGCATGCATACAAGAACATTGAGCGCTCCGGCCTTGAAATGATGAGGTTTAGAAGGTATTTTTTCCCGAGAAACATAAATAAGAAGAGGCATATTTTTGGCTTCATTTGCTTGAATTGCATCAGCATCATCACTGGACGTTTCTTGTATTACCTGCCAAAATTCCAGATATGGCTCTTAGGATGAATTTGtatataattaaaacaatatttgtCTTTCCTTACAAGAATATGAGGTTCTTTTGTGGTTGAATTCTTATAGCAAGCCTGATGTTGACAAAGTTAATGATATGAATTGTGTGGAGACCAGTTTTTTCCCATTTGTTGGATGTATTTggcaaaatagaaaataatttggAAATTAAGTAGGCATGTCAGTTGTGAGGCACAGCTTATCAACGTTTCTATCACTAGGAAAATACAAAGTACATTTTAATATGTaatgaaatcattaattttaaCACTGACAAATGAAAACTTCATATGACATATCGGTTCAATAATACAATGTCTTGTGATGATAAATTTacacataatattatattattagacTATAACGCCATTGTTGCAGTAAACTCTTTCTATGTCAGTACTTTTCGTCATTGAGCCTGGCTTATTTGATTGGTATTAAATAAATCTGTCTTTTGCATTGATGAGAATTACCAAAGCTATGGCACTAATcaacggatttggatcctctcctgagctaatggagaggatcctcttgacCAATCATCGTGGGCCGTTGAATTTTcattcaacggctacaatcattataactttaaagggaccccctgtttgtagtcattggataaaaatccaacggcccacgaTGATTGGTCAGAAGAATCCTCTTCATTAGCTcatgagaggatccaaatctcTAATCTACAAACAATGTCCTATGTAGGGGGACAACATTAATACCTCGATGACCGTAGAGTGATCTCGCCGACTGTTGCTCCTAGTGTCCCCAATCCTTGCATTTTCTGTTACACTTTTCTTAAACACCTATCAATGCTAAAATTATGATTTCATTACATATTAACATGTAATTAATATTTTCCTAGTGATATATAGTAAAGTTGATTAGCCTTACCTCATCATCAGGCTTGCTATAAGAATTCAACCACAAAAGAACATAATATTGTAAGGAAAGACAAATATTGTTTAGATATATATACAAATTCATCTTTAGATCCATATCTGGAATTTTGGCAGGTAATACAAGAAACGTCCAGTGATGATGAGGATGCAATTCAAGCAAATGAAGCCAAAAATATGCCTCTTCTTATTTATGTTTCTCGTGAAAAAATACCTTCTAAACCTCATCATTTCGAGGCCGGGGCGCTCAATGTTCTTGTATGCATGCATCTCTctctttttgtaaattttcctttatttatgTGTCGATCAATGTTAAGTAATATTCTCTTACCATATATGTGTATTACTTACTTATATATTGTCAAGCTAGTTGTCAATTAACTACTATGTCTTAAAAAATAGTTCGCTCAATTAATTGATAACCCAGGTTGATAGTTTGACATAATTACCTACATAGTATACTATTTGATAATTAACTACTATGTACCACTTCTTATTTATGTTTCTCGTGAAAAAAGACCTTCTCAACCTCACCATTTCAAGGTCGGAGCGCTCAATGTTTTTATATGCAtgcatttcttctttttgtaaACTTTCCTCAATTTATGTGTCGATTTTAAGAAAGTTTCTAAAATACGTTAGACGGTAGTCGGGCAGTAGGTTGGGACACAACTAGGTGGAACCTAGGCGGatgtaagtaaatttattagatattgtgtaaataagtgcctatttatacttaaacaaacacaaaattttattaggatacataaattataaaataaaatggtaTATAAATTatgaagtattagaacatattgaaaacatggggaacaagcatataatgatgTTCATCTAAGTaatcaacaagtctcttacattttattgaaaaaacaaaatggaaATGAAAGTTAAcaattttctgtctaagtgagagtcacaACTTAGACGGATGCCTAGTCGGGGGGCATCTAGGCGGGCTAGCTAGATGCCTAAGTTGGTCTAGAcgtactttcttaattttcaaacgcctagaaACTAATCAGAATGGTGAGcaaccgcctagcgcctagacggGAATATTTTGAATAGTGATTTTAAGTAATATTCTCTTACCATATATGTGTATAACTTACTTATATATTGTCAAGTTAGCTGTCAA from Pyrus communis chromosome 4, drPyrComm1.1, whole genome shotgun sequence harbors:
- the LOC137732728 gene encoding cellulose synthase-like protein E1, whose protein sequence is MCFHLDPKISPSLAFVQFPQKFHNINNNDIYDSQIRSTLKVSKLVSLLNDQDAMKLRQCFGPSNEFIKSLRQINNPDHMLIHRNTAQPNETQLLASCAYEDGTKWGKEVGSLYGSVVEDYFTGFQLHCKGWISVYCDPKRPQFLGSGTTNLDEFLVQGTRWSSGLVDVAISKFSPLIYGPFKTPTFLHSMCYAELALFPIFYFLSLWGFVTIPQLCLLNGIPLYPQVSNTYFIVFSFIFLSSHSKHLYEVLATGSTFRHWVNEQRIWMMKSVTSHVLGSVDAFMEKLGMREASFFPKNKVDDVEQLKRYNMGVFDFQTSLLFLAPMVALVILNMASFAVGIARGIFVGELDKMVIQVFIPFYVIVMNYPIIEGMLIRKDKGSIPLSVTLLSALVSLIFYFFGSIISCSKAMAYICVRYIHTFLLLNVGVSKRCTPFFLV